From Mauremys mutica isolate MM-2020 ecotype Southern chromosome 17, ASM2049712v1, whole genome shotgun sequence, one genomic window encodes:
- the LOC123351792 gene encoding phospholipase A2 inhibitor and Ly6/PLAUR domain-containing protein-like isoform X2, translating to MEDSCGITLTEDTVAGVKTQTVLKSCLSSSQCKAGAISMNFGTAKARRMSIACCQTDNCTPDPVKVPSADTKPNGRRCRSCYALNADHCNEQTVHCTGSETQCLDVAGPLKSGGSTTKIIMKGCVTESVCAQVHVGSGTFLGISGDLPKHRCAPATSAAGTALGPAGLLLPALTGLLLLKFFS from the exons CGGGCGTGAAGACCCAGACCGTTCTCAAGAGCTGTTTGTCATCCAGCCAATGTAAAGCTGGAGCCATCTCTATGAATTTTGGGACAGCAAAGGCCAGAAGGATGAGCATTGCCTGCTGCCAGACAGACAACTGCACACCGGACCCTGTTAAAG TGCCCTCGGCTGACACCAAACCCAACGGCCGGCGCTGCCGCAGCTGCTACGCGTTGAACGCTGATCATTGCAATGAGCAAACCGTACATTGTACTGGATCCGAGACCCAGTGTTTGGACGTCGCCGGGCCCCTAAAATCTG GTGGAAGTACCACTAAGATCATCATGAAGGGCTGTGTTACCGAGTCCGTCTGTGCCCAGGTACATGTGGGTTCTGGGACCTTCCTGGGGATCAGTGGAGATCTACCCAAGCACAGATGCGCACCAGCCACCAGCGCAGCCGGCACAGCCCTGGGACCCGCCGGGCTCCTCCTTCCCGCCCTCACTGGGCTCCTCCTGCTGAAATTTTTCTCCTGA